From the genome of Papaver somniferum cultivar HN1 chromosome 2, ASM357369v1, whole genome shotgun sequence, one region includes:
- the LOC113351275 gene encoding uncharacterized protein LOC113351275 yields the protein MTQPYRLCPECKVPNHEEIDCANMTHTRQEMEETVRGFGYVEPILPPQRNPEQEAQLFLQHESQRRDRLRQPMEQQPRPFDGMRLSIFSATDPGSGASSSYHNQARPSSALRPSYPMTSDGASTSGVKKRYRRTPILVINSEPLLSDTDLEDKVVTSQADDIVSVDDDPTASAMDNVCDIAAASAYNAQNHTDAWQQLTSGNNNMDFLITFMYGAHDDTENANQWKYLINMHLFVDLPWVLLGDLNFTMHDYKTHSSSVTHPHHARHVRNFFQHLGIIDLGYSGDDTTWSNHRSGDDHVSARLDRALVNNRWISHYTNAHLQHLVHVASDHCPILLHTVPSATKHSPFKLYKCWFKMDSCTDTIAHSWQHRFSGSPSFQFSSKLKLTRTQMQIWKRFSFGNTENNLQNIQKQLQFCYDCNLPSSHPQVKHLSSSLQQWLSIQNKFFMQKAGDKFLEADRNTSYFHSIVNYNRRRSTINSIQGPLGIWFDSRSDIEAIFTNRLNNIATSSKPQINNEILQLFQPCVSEIQNNSLIQVPHAQEIKDVVFQIKPWASPGNDGFQAGFYQHFWDVVGTESFTFSLTRGIRQGDPLSPFLFLFVMEAFSRLLQLNVDSGCLSGIRINQHCPVINHLFFADDCLLFFEADSTQMHQLQHLLHIFGQASGQVINMQKSTLFFGKQTSNAHRYNITGILGMKVMGLGEKYLGIPLLLHRSRHKNCQGIIHNMNNRLQGWRSKIVNQAGRTTQVNSVLSSMGMYQMQVFKLPETSLHQMERIQRSYWWNSYVKSRSQKYISWKKVCLPKRLGGLGLKNLCNYNLAFLAKLAWQLLHNQDALWAKLLKGKHFPYHDLRFFPPPVNLNSSWIWQSISIGLEIVLKHAKCQVGNGAHINIWTSNWIPSLNYALQDWGDLNMSNYQLVSDLIDTDTEQWNVSLLRLLFTADQVNSILTIPIQLDQEDKLIWPFTTTGIFTTASTYRMLCDKDILTDNSMGLSQHFWLSFWKLKVPYKFQFFLWRAIHNVVPVKARIFTHVHNADLHCVLCNHYQIEDLNHVFLHCPFSRAIWQYFLPHQFHFILQHSSLLSWIQTWQLKDSIISIQKSPEIVHLAMCIMHFIWKIRCSVVFNNTTPNHNSVVHQVTSYILQHHLGNTPANYNHPHVHNEHLHHKWEPPPLQYIKINIDASYHSSSFLAGIGIIIRNSAGAYVMGREALRRVSNAQQAEAWAMWEAMQLADSNGWSRVIFESDNLGICSFLQQQSSLCHWQSMPLLRKCVNICNINPGWSYSFVYRSGNKAADAIAKAAYKHNLCGDWWYHPPLLIPYIKCDVSCTNV from the exons ATGACTCAGCCATATCGTCTTTGTCCTGAATGTAAAGTTCCCAATCATGAAGAGATTGACTGTGCAAATATGACTCATACAAGGCAGGAGATGGAAGAAACGGTTAGGGGTTTTGGTTATGTAGAGCCCATTTTACCTCCTCAAAGGAATCCTGAGCAAGAAGCACAACTATTCCTACAACATGAATCTCAGAGGCGGGATAGACTACGACAACCTATGGAACAACAGCCTAGACCCTTTGATGGTATGCGCCTTTCAATCTTCTCTGCCACTGATCCAGGTTCTGGTGCTTCCTCTTCATATCACAATCAAGCTAGACCCTCTTCAGCTTTGAGACCTTCTTATCCTATGACTAGTGATGGTGCTAGTACTAGTGGTGTTAAGAAAAGATATCGTCGTACACCTATTTTGGTTATAAATTCTGAGCCGCTTCTTTCTGATACTGATTTGGAAGACAAGGTGGTTACTTCTCAAGCGGATGATATTGTCTCTGTTGATGATGATCCCACTGCTTCAGCCATGGATAATGTTTGTGACATTGCTGCAGCCTCTGCTTATAATGCACAGAATCACACTGATGCATGGCAACAG CTAACCAGTGGAAATAATAATATGGATTTCTTGATAACCTTCATGTATGGTGCTCATGATGATACAGAAAATGCTAACCAGTGGAAATATCTTATTAATATGCATTTGTTTGTTGATCTTCCTTGGGTTCTTCTTGGTGACTTAAACTTCACCATGCACGACTACAAAACACATAGCTCTAGTGTCACTCATCCTCATCATGCTAGACATGTTAGAAATTTTTTTCAGCATCTAGGTATCATTGACTTAGGTTACTCAGGAGATGACACAACTTGGTCAAATCATCGTAGTGGAGATGATCATGTCTCTGCTCGTCTAGATAGAGCTTTAGTGAATAATCGCTGGATCAGCCACTACACAAATGCACATCTTCAACATTTAGTACATGTTGCTTCGGATCACTGCCCGATTCTGCTACATACAGTTCCTTCTGCTACAAAACATTCTCCCTTTAAACTCTACAAGTGTTGGTTTAAAATGGATTCATGTACTGATACTATTGCACACAGCTGGCAGCATCGTTTTTCGGGGTCTCCTTCGTTTCAGTTTTCcagtaaattaaaactaaccagaACTCAGATGCAGATATGGAAAAGATTTTCCTTTGGCAACACTGAGAATAACCTTCAAAATATTCAGAAACAGCTACAATTTTGCTATGACTGCAATTTGCCTTCTTCTCATCCCCAAGTTAAGCATCTAAGCTCTTCCTTGCAGCAATGGCTTTCGATTCAAAATAAGTTCTTCATGCAAAAAGCAGGTGATAAATTTCTTGAAGCAGATAGAAACACTTCTTATTTTCATTCCATAGTCAATTACAATAGGAGAAGATCGACTATCAATTCTATCCAGGGTCCCTTGGGCATTTGGTTTGATAGCAGAAGTGATATTGAAGctatatttactaaccgtttAAACAATATTGCTACTTCTTCTAAGCCTCAGATTAATAACGAGATTCTGCAGCTTTTTCAACCTTGTGTTTCAGAAATACAGAATAACAGTCTTATCCAGGTGCCTCATGCTCAAGAAATAAAGGATGTGGTTTTTCAAATCAAACCTTGGGCTTCTCCGGGTAACGATGGGTTTCAAGCTGGATTTTATCAACACTTTTGGGATGTTGTTGGCACTGAG TCCTTCACTTTTTCTCTGACTCGGGGCATTCGTCAAGGAGACCCGTTGTctccttttttatttctttttgtcatggaAGCTTTTTCTAGACTCTTGCAGCTTAATGTGGACTCTGGTTGTCTTTCAGGGATTAGAATTAATCAGCACTGCCCTGTAATTAATCATCTGTTCTTCGCGGatgattgtttgttattttttgaaGCTGATTCTACTCAAATGCATCAGCTTCAACACTTGCTTCATATATTTGGACAAGCTTCAGGTCAGGTGATAAATATGCAGAAATCGACCTTATTTTTTGGCAAGCAAACTTCTAATGCTCATAGGTATAATATTACTGGTATTCTTGGTATGAAAGTTATGGGCCTTGGCGAAAAATACTTGGGTATACCTCTTCTGCTGCATAGATCCAGACATAAGAACTGTCAGGGTATTATTCATAACATGAATAACAGATTGCAGGGCTGGCGGAGCAAAATTGTAAATCAAGCAGGAAGAACTACTCAGGTTAATTCTGTTCTAAGCTCTATGGGTATGTATCAAATGCAGGTTTTCAAACTCCCTGAAACATCTCTTCATCAAATGGAAAGAATTCAGAGAAGCTATTGGTGGAACAGTTATGTCAAGTCACGTTCTCAAAAGTACATTTCTTGGAAAAAGGTATGTTTACCTAAAAGGCTAGGTGGTTTAGGACTTAAAAATCTATGCAACTATAACTTAGCTTTTCTTGCGAAACTTGCTTGGCAATTGTTACATAACCAAGATGCCTTATGGGCTAAGCTGTTGAAAGGTAAACATTTTCCTTATCATGACCTGCGTTTCTTCCCTCCACCGGTTAACTTAAATTCAAGTTGGATTTGGCAAAGTATCTCTATTGGGCTTGAGATTGTGTTGAAACATGCTAAATGTCAAGTTGGTAATGGAGCTCATATCAACATCTGGACTTCTAACTGGATTCCTTCACTGAATTATGCTTTACAGGACTGGGGTGATTTGAATATGTCTAACTACCAGTTGGTTTCTGATCTTATAGATACCGATACTGAACAGTGGAATGTGTCGCTTCTTCGTCTCCTTTTTACAGCTGATCAGGTGAACTCCATTTTAACCATTCCCATTCAGTTAGATCAAGAGGATAAATTAATCTGGCCCTTTACAACCACTGGTATTTTTACTACTGCCTCAACTTATAGGATGTTGTGTGATAAGGATATCCTAACAGATAACTCCATGGGTTTATCTCAACATTTTTGGTTATCTTTTTGGAAGTTGAAAGTGCCTTACAAGTTTCAGTTTTTCCTGTGGAGAGCTATTCACAATGTTGTTCCAGTCAAAGCAAGAATTTTCACCCATGTGCATAATGCTGATTTACACTGTGTTCTTTGCAACCACTATCAAATAGAAGATCtgaaccatgtttttcttcattGCCCTTTCTCTAGGGCAATATGGCAGTATTTTTTACCTCATCAGTTTCACTTTATTTTGCAGCACTCTTCTCTCTTATCCTGGATTCAGACTTGGCAACTCAAAGACTCCATCATCAGCATCCAGAAGTCCCCTGAGATTGTTCACTTAGCTATGTGCATCATGCATTTCATATGGAAGATTAGATGTAGTGTTGTTTTTAACAATACCACTCCCAACCATAACTCTGTAGTCCATCAGGTTACTTCATACATTCTCCAGCATCATCTAGGAAACACTCCTGCTAACTACAATCATCCTCATGTTCATAATGAGCACTTACATCATAAATGGGAACCTCCTCCTTTGCAGTACATTAAAATTAATATCGATGCTTCTTATCATTCTAGTTCTTTCTTAGCTGGTATTGGAATTATAATTCGGAACTCTGCAGGGGCATATGTCATGGGAAGGGAAGCCTTGAGAAGAGTTAGTAATGCTCAGCAGGCTGAAGCTTGGGCAATGTGGGAGGCTATGCAACTGGCAGATTCAAATGGTTGGTCTCGAGTGATTTTTGAATCTGATAATCTGGGAATTTGTTCTTttcttcaacaacaatcttctcTTTGTCACTGGCAGAGTATGCCCCTGTTGCGAAAATGTGTAAACATATGTAATATTAATCCTGGTTGGTCTTATAGTTTTGTGTATAGGTCCGGTAATAAAGCTGCAGATGCAATAGCGAAGGCAGCTTATAAACATAATCTATGTGGGGATTGGTGGTATCATCCACCTTTGTTAATTCCCTATATAAAGTGTGATGTATCATGTACTAATGTTTAA